Below is a window of 'Nostoc azollae' 0708 DNA.
CCGAACGCACTCTAGTTCTGTAGTTTCCACTGCTTTTACAAGGTTGAGCCTTGCTCTTTAACAGCAGACTTACAGTACCACCTACGGACCCTTTACGCCCAATCATTCCGGATAACGCTTGCATCCTCCGTATTACCGCGGCTGCTGGCACGGAGTTAGCCGATGCTTATTCCTCAGGTACCGTCATTTTTTTCTTCCCTGAGAAAAGAGGTTTACGACCCAAGAGCCTTCCTCCCTCACGCGGTATTGCTCCGTCAGGCTTTCGCCCATTGCGGAAAATTCCCCACTGCTGCCTCCCGTAGGAGTCTGGGCCGTGTCTCAGTCCCAGTGTGGCTGATCATCCTCTCAGACCAGCTACTGATCGTCGCCTTGGTAGGCTCTTACCCCACCAACTAGCTAATCAGACGCGAGCTTATCTTCAGGCAATAAATCTTTCACCTCTCGGCATATCCGGTATTAGCCACCGTTTCCAGTGGTTGTCCCCGACCTAAAGCCAAATTCTCACGCGTTACTCACCCGTCCGCCACTAAGTTCCTAAGAACTTCGTTCGACTTGCATGTGTTAAGCATACCGCCAGCGTTCATCCTGAGCCAGGATCAAACTCTCCGTTTTGGTAAGTTTGTTTTTTAGCTCTCTTGACCAATTTTTACAACCACGGTCAGGTTATTTTCTTTACTGACGCTATTTCCTGTTGTATACTGGCTTTCAAACTATAATATTTTCAAGGTTCGGTAGTCCCTCCGAGTCCGCTCTTTGGCGCTCTCTCTTTGGCACTTATTCAATATATCGAACCTATCTTTTAATGTCAACTACTTTCACTAACTTTTTTTCACCTATTTTTTTCAGGCTTCAAAACTGCTCAGAATGCTGGGTTTAGGCAACAATGGTTTATGCATTTTTGACTCAAGGAAGAGTAGATAGTGAATTTTCAGTCAGTAATAGCGGTTTTACATCAGTTCTGGGGTGAGCGTGGTTGCTTGATTGCTCAACCTTATGACATAGAGAAGGGAGCAGGCACTAAGAATCCCCATAGTTTTTTAAGGGCTTTGGGGCCGGAACCTTGGGCTGTGGCTTATGTTGAACCTTGTCGTCGTCCGACTGATGGGCGTTATGGGGAAAACCCTAATCGGTTTCAACATTATTATCAGTATCAAGTTCTGATTAAACCTTCACCAGATCATATCCAAGATGTTTATCTTGATTCTTTAAGGGCTTTGGGTATTCGTCCAGAAGATCATGATGTTCGGTTTGTGGAAGATAATTGGGAAGATGCAACGGTGGGGGCTTGGGGTACTGGTTGGGAAGTGTGGTTGGATGGGATGGAAATTACTCAGTTTACCTATTTCCAACAGTGTGGGGGTATTGATTGCCGTCCAGTGTCAATTGAGATTACTTATGGGTTAGAGCGACTGGCTATGTACCTCCAGGAGGTGGAAGCCATTACTAAGATTCGCTGGACGGATAATATTACTTATGGGGATGTTCATCTTCAGGGTGAGATTGAGCAATGTACTTACAACTTTGAAGCGTCGAATCCTGAGATGTTGCTGACACTATTTAATATATATGAGCAGGAGGCTACTCAGTTAATGGAAAGAAGACTAGTTTTACCTAGCTTGGACTATGTGATTAAGTGTTCCCATACGTTTAATTTACTAGATGCACGAGGTGTAATATCCGTGACGGAACGCACTCTCTACATTACTAGGATTCGACATTTGGCGAGGAAAGTTGCTCATTTATATGTTGAGCAAAGGGAGAAGTTGGGTTTCCCATTGCTTAAAAATGCCGTAAGTTGAAAAATAGGTATTAAATTTTTAACCCCCCCAGCTTGGCTACCGTATACAGACAAGTCTTACCTGTCTTCTTCTGAGCCTATTTCGCCCCCTAAATCCTAGGGGGATTTATAAAATTCCTGTTTTCCCAGAATTGAGGGTTAGGGGGTGATTTGGTGAGGGCTTGGCTAAATTCGATTACTTGTGTTTACACTTTAGCCTGCTTGGGGGATCTTGGTTTACGGTACAAACATTGCTGTGTGTTAGATGATAAATTTCACTGAAACTTTACAACCTATTGCAGCTTGGTTCAGTGCTTTAGGTCTTCGTGAAGGAATTGTGCATTGAGGACATCCTGTGATGATGGGAATTATGGTTTTTGTCGTGGGTAGTTTTGTGGGTGTGGCAGGTTGGCAAGGAAAACTGCTGGAAGATAAAAATAAAGATACTGATGTTAAAAGTGGAAATGCCCATCATCAGATATACTGCAAACGGGTGAAACTTGGACTTATGTCATACTGATAGCGGAGGCTGGCGTGAGCCATGGCTAACGTAGTGCAGTGAAGTATCTCCGAGATTCTTCACTATCTCTTTCAGAGAGGCTCCGCGAACGTTTACAATGACACTTTTAAACCGCTTTTAGTATAGCACCTTGGTTATTTATTTTTTTGGCAGGTGGCTATACAGGGTGGTGTATTGTCCTTGGTGATGCAGCATCAGCCACTTTTTGAAAGCCCTCAGTTTTGGACTGGTTCAATTGTGCTGTTATTGCTCTTTGTTAATGGTGCAATTTCTCTAAGTGGATTTTTCGGAGATAAAGCAGGACTACGTGTAGTTCATGCTTATTTAGAAAGTACAGCACTTTTGATTTCGTTGGTTCATGCTGTCTTAGCATTTAACCTGGGTATATCTTTGTAAAGTTGGTATTATCAGGGCGGATAAGTAGGGCAGAATGAAGGTTAACTTTTTTTGATTTTGTTGGGTTAAGCGACAGCGCAACCCAACCTATATTTTTACCGAACTGGATTTATATATATATATATAAATTTGGTTATATATATATAATGAACTGGGGCTGGGTGCTTTGGCTATTGAAGTTTTATGATGCAGAGTAGTAGCGTTATTATTTGTCTTGCCTATATTTTAGGGTTGCTGTTTACAGCGGTTCCTTGGGGTGGTATATGGGTTTTGGTGCTAGGAATATTAGCCGCAGTTCTATTTCGTGCAATTTATATTGGTTTGCGTAAATTTGCTCAGAAACGAGAAAAGTCCATTACCAAAGGTAAGGCTGGGGCTAATGTTACGCTAACTACTCCTGATCCTAGAGTATGGCTAATAGCTGGCTTAGTGGGCTTGTTGGCAACTCTGTATTTTCAATTGCGAGTACCTCAACCAGGAGAAAAAGATATTAGTCAGTTTATTTCTAGTGAAGATAATAGTAATCAAGAACGATTGGTAATCGTGCGTGGCGAAGTTGCAAGTACTCCCCGTTTAACTCGCAGTCAGAGGGGTCAATTTTGGCTGGAAGCAACGCAGCTAGATGAGGTTAAAAATGATAAGGGACCGGCAAGTTTACCAAAGGGGGTGACGGGTAAACTTTATGTGACTGTGCCTATACTTCAAGCTACTGGTTTATATCCTAGTCAAGAAATTGCTGTGACTGGGATGTTGTATAAGCCAAAAGCTGCATCAAACCCTGGTGCTTTTGATTTTCAGAAGTATCTAAAGCAGGAAGGTACTTTTGCTGGTTTGATTGGTAAACAGATCAATTTTATTGATGAAGAGAAGAAATGGGGATGGTGGCAGGTTAGGGAAACAATTATAAGATCGCAAGTTCGTTGGTTGGGTGTTCCTGAAGGTCTGCTGGTCAGTGCGATGGTTTTGGGTAGTAAGGCTGTAGATTTACCTTATGATATCCGTGATTTATTTGTGAAGGTGGGTTTAGCTCATGCTTTAGCTGCTTCGGGATTTCAAACTTCTCTAATTTTGGGTGTAATTTTACAATTAACCAAACGTGAAAAAAAGGCTACTCAAATTATTCTGGGTGTTTTGGGTTTAATCACTTTTTTGTTTTTGGCGGCGTTTCAAGCTGCTGTAGTTAGAGCAGTAATTATGGGTTTTGCTGCTTTGGTTGGTTTGGCTTTGGAAAGGAAAGTTCAACAACTTGGATCTTTGTTGTTGGCTGCTACATTGTTATTGTTATTTAATCCTCTTTGGATTTGGGATTTAGGTTTTCAATTAAGTTTTTTGGCAACTTTAGCATTAATTGTTACAGCTACACCGATCACTCAACGTTTGGATTGGATACCACCTGCGATCGCTTCTTTAATTTCTGTTCCCCTAGCTGCCACGATTTGGACTGTGCCTCTACTGTTACAGATTTTTAGTGTGGTCGCAGTTTACAGCGTACCATTAAGCATTATCACTACACTATTGATTTCTATTGTTAGTATCGGTTCCATGATCAGCAGTTTAGTAAGTTTAATTGTGCCAGACTTAGGCAGCACTTTAGCGAGTTTTTTATATTATCCAACACATTGGTTAATTCAATTAGTAGATTTTTCTGCTAGTCTTCCAGGCAGTTCTGTTGCAGTGGGTAGTATATCTACTGAGCAGATGGTGGTAATTTATGGTTTAATTATATCTACTTGTATGGTGCGTTGGTGGCAGCAGAGATGGTGGTTTGCTGGTTTAATTGCTATTGTTTTAGTTATAATTCCTGTTTGGCATTCTGCCAATAGTTTATTGCTAATTACATTACTTGCCACTGATAAAGAACCTGTTCTAGTAATTCAAGATAAGGGGCAAGTAACTCTGATTAATAGTGGTGATGAAGGAACAGGACGTTTTACTATTTTACCCTTTCTACAACAACAGGGTGTGAATAAAATTGATTGGGCTGTTTCTAGTAAGTTTTTAGCTAATGAAAGTGATGCCTGGTTAGAAATTCTGGAGAGTTTGCCTATCAATAATTTTTATGCCTATGCCTCCCAGTTAGGAAATAATATTGAAACTCAAGCAATTCAAGAAAAATTGCAAAAGCGCCAAGGCATTTACCAACCTTTATCACTCGGTCAAACTGTAAATAATGGTTCAACTACTGCTCAATTTGTTAATGACCAATTACCCATTTTACGGTTGCAAATTTTTGGTCAGAATTGGTTGCTAATAGGTAGTGTCAAGTCTCAACAAATAGAAGAACTAATTAGAACTGGCGGTTTATCTAGTCCAGAGGTGCTTTGGTGTCCATCAGAATCTTTGCAGGATTTGGTTTTAGCATTGAAACCACAGGTGGCGATCGCTAATCGTTCTGTAGGTATCACATCTGCAAATAATCTTCACAACAAAACTTTATCGGCTTTAAGTAAAGGAAAGACTAAACTGTTCTTTACAGGCAGCGATGGTGCTATTCAATGGACACCTGATGGTGACTTTGAAACTTTCATCCAAGTTACAGAAAATAAATCTTCGAGTTTCTAGCAAGTTTGCCAACAGCGATCGCTTGTTTGATATAAATGCTATAATTGGAAAGAGGATAAAATAAAATCTCCCGTATTAACTACAATTAGTGAATAATATGGTTGGAGAGGTGTCCGAGTGGTTGATGGTGACGCACTCGAAATGCGTTTTGGGGTAACTCAACGGGGGTTCGAATCCCCCCCTCTCCGTTTAAAGAATTAAGGTAAGCATTCAGCTAATGGCTAACGGCACGCTACGCGAACAGCCATCACTAGTCAGCTTTTTCAGACTAACGCCGAAAATACCTATTTGATAATTAACCTATTTCTCAAACATTCTGACTCCTGACTCCTGAGACCTGAATTTCTACGAATTAACTAGGAACTGTTTCTCTCCACAGTTCTCGCAAAGCTGGTGGTATCATGTGAATAACATCTTCAATTTCTCCTTGGGAAACCCGTTAAGCCATAATTTTGAAGACAGCACGTACCAAAGATTCAGCATCAATATCAGCGTTAATGTTGGAGAAGTAATGACGGATATGGTTCAAAAATTCTTCCTTGGTCCGGTCTTTAGTAGGTCTTGCCGCTGGTCGCCAATTTTCGTAGTAAAATCCACCTAATAAAATCGGTAACTGCGCTTCTAAATGAGCAGCTTCTTCTACAGTGAAGCGATCGAGTAATGCGTGTAACGTCGCTCTCAATCCTTGCAAAACTTGGTGTTTATCTTCCCAACCCAATTCTTCTCCCAACTCATTGACCCAAGGAACTGTTTTTTGTAAAGTAGCATCAAAGATATCTAATCCTGTCGTAGTCATAATTATTTCTCCTCTAGCACAGCACTATAAATAAATAGTGTTTTAAATCTAAAGAATCTATTAATTATTTATTACTTCAGCTCATAATAAGGCTGAATACTTATCAACTTCTAGCTAGCTAATGAAGTTAGATTTTATATCTATTCCTCTCTCTATGAGGAGATGAGATTAAGAGTATCTCTCGACCTTAATAGACCTATTGCAAAATTATTTCTTATGATAGACAGTTTTGGATTTTATGTATTTTTGGTGTTCTTTGCGCTCGCTAATTGAAACATAACCTTGTAACTCTAACTTTTGGCTAAAACAAAAGTAATACTCTAATATAACATAAAATTAATTCTTCAATAGGTCTAATACAAAACTTCTGCTAATCATTTGCATTTAGTTTTCTGAGTGTTTGCTTTTGTTTGGGTATTAGTTTAGGAGTAACTATCAAATTTGGAAAGATACAGCAATCAGATGCTGCTTGCTGGGACAGAGATTCCTCTATTTACTCCCGATTCTCCTGTCCCCAGTTTAGGTGATGAAGAACAAACAATCACAATAAAGGCCGTTGGGGATATCATTCCTGGTACAAATTTTCCTAACTTATAGATTGCCACAAAATCCCAACCAGCTATTACCAGAGGCTGTCAGAACCTACTTACAAGGATCAGATATTTTATCTGGTAATTTTGAAATTCGCTTTTCGTTCACCACCTGCGTATGCTCAACTATTCGCCGAAGTTGGTATTGATGTCTTGAAGATAAGCAACAACCACAGAATGGATTTTGGTGCAGTTCAGTTTACAGATACAATCAAAAAAGAGGCTAAGGGGATAAAAATATTAGGGCATAAAAATTAAATTCTCTATTTAGAATATAATCAAATAACAATTGATATAATTGTCTTCAGAACTTATGGACTGAATTGTACAGTCCATAACTTAGAAACAGCCAAATCCCTGGTAAAAAAGCCGAAAGATAACGCCAAAGTGGTCATTGTTTCCATGCAAATAGGAGCATAAAGAACTGCTGCTTTGCACGTAGAGGTAATTCCTGAAAATTTGCGCGAACAATGATTGATACAGCAGCAGATTTAGTTTCATAACATGGACATCATATTCCCAGAGTGATGGAACTTTACAAAGGAAAAGTCATTGCTTATTGACTAGGAAACTTTTTAGGATATCGAACTTTAGCGACCAATACTCAAAAGGGTTACTCAATGATTTCAGATGACAAAATCAACTCAGAAGGTAATTTAGTATCTGGTAAAATTATCCCCATTCATTTATATCTGTAAGGTATTCCAAAAGTTGATCAATATTTTCGGACTGTAGGACTATTATGTCATTTAAACAATCATGATTTACCTGATAGTCCGCTAGAGATTAATCAAAAGCAAGAAATTGTGATGTTGAATCAAAAACAAAATTACAGCCGAGTTCAAGAGTCAATCCCTTTGGGAAATTAAAAATAGTGTTATAACTTCTTAACCTATCTTGAACTCCTACTTGTTTACGAATAGCTTTTTCAGCAAAGCCTAATTACTCTGATCTTCTGATTTCTCCTCTTTTGAGGATTGGTTATCGGTAGACGAATTTGATTTTGTGTCTTCGGTTGGTACAACCACAGCAGAAGAATCTGTACTCTTAGATTCCTTTGCTGGTGCTGGAGGTATGACGACAGAATTTTCAGGTGGTGATGCTTCTGGGATGACTACAGAATTATCTGGTTTTGTCCGTTGGGGTGAATCAGAATTGTGACTAGAAGCGGGTGGGATATTTTCTGAGGATGGTGTGGAGATAACAGGAGGAGATGATTTGGCTTCCCGCAGTTTCTCACTTAAGGATGGTGTGGGAGTAACAACAGGTGTGGATATGGTACGCTTAGTTTTGCGGGGTAAAGATTCTGAAGAATTATCTTGAGATTGTTGAGGAAAGTTTTCTGGAGAAATACTATCACTTGTCGGAGTTGCTTCTGGATAAATCCGACGATTGCGTCTGCGTCGTTCAGAAGTGGACAATGATGCAGCAGACTCATGGGAAGAGGAAGTTTGATTTGCTTGATTTTCAGGAGAATGTGTACCCTCAACCACAGGTTCTGGAGTACTGGTAAATTCTGGAGTGGATTCTTCAGAAAGGGGGTTAGGCGCTTGTAACTGAGACCTAGGTAATATACTAGTCATGCTAAACCCTACTGTACTAGCAACGAAGACTACACCAATGCTTGCTAATACCTTGGCCAGTGCTAATTTTCTGGGCGGAGTTGTAACTGTCTCCACTGGTGATAATATGGTGTTGGGACCAGTTTGTTTAAAGCTATTTTCTGACTCTTGGGTAGATAAATCAATGGTTGGTGCTGGTTGAGTTGGTAATGATAGTGTTATCTGAAATCCATTGCCTGGTAGTAATTCTAGCCACTCTGCTACTGTAGTCGGACGAAAACGGGACTCTACAGCCATACCTCGCATCACTGCTTGATTAATAGATGCACTGAGATGGGGTTGTAGTTCACGGGGAGAAGGCATTGGTTGGCGCTCGCGCAATAATGATGGAATAGGAACATGTCCTGTTAACAGTGCATATAAAGTTGCTGCTAAACCATAAACATCAGTCGCTGTGGTACCTGGTGCTTGGGTCAAATATTGTTCAATAGGTGCATAACCTTCACTAACTAAACCCGTGTGAGTTTGTTTTACACCGCTGTTAAATTCCCTGGCAATACCAAAATCAATTAGCACTACTTCCTGAGTTCCTTGGCGGAGGATGATATTATCAGGTTTGATATCTCGGTGTAGCAAACCATTATTATGTACTACCTGTAATGCTGCCCCAATTTGCCGGATATAATGAACTGCTGTTTCTTCTGGTAATGGTATTCCCGGTAACACGAATGCTTCACCTAAAGTTTCCCCAGGAATATATTCCATCACCATGTAGGGTAGTCCATTCTCCACAAAAAAATCACTTACCCGAACAATATTAGGATAGACACAAGTGGCTAATCTTCTGGCTTCATCTTGAAATTGACGTTCAAACTTGGAAAAATCAGGATTTTGTCGCAGTCGTTCATTTATAGTCTTCATCACTACTTCCTGCCTCAAGTAATGATGTTTTGCTTTGAACGTAATCCCAAATCCACCCCTGCCTATCTCTTGGATAATAGTATATTTTCCACTCTGTAAAATTGTGCCTGTTAACATAGGGAAACTTAAATCCTTACTGGGCGGTTGACACTCCGTTCAACGGTTTTGTCTTATTCATCATATAGCAGGAGACAAGTGACAGGTGACAGTGAACAGTAAACAGCGTTGACAGATAACTGATAACTGTTAGAATCGTTGACCTATACCAATATGTACTCGGCTATTTCCTTGGTCATTAATTCCATAATCAGCTCGAATTACCCCTAAAGGTGAGTCAACACGGACTCCTGCACCATAACCAAAACCACTACCAGGCTTATTTTGCCCACCCGCAGAATTTCCAATAACAGTATCACCAGATCCTAAATCGGAAGCAAAGTCGGCAAATATCACACCTCCAGCAATGGGGAAGATGGGAAAGCGATATTCAGCGGAGGCTAAAACATAACTGCGACCACTTCCCACCTGTCCTGCATCATAACCGCGTATCGAATTAGAACCACCCAAGTTAAAGGTTTCATAAGGTGGTAAATCACCAACTACAGTACCAGCTTGCAGATTTAAAGCAAATATTTGTGGCTGTTTGCTATTAAATAATTTAACTGTCATAAACTGACTATAATTACCCCGGAGACGATTCATGGTAATTTGACCGTGACCAACGGGAATAGATTGTTCGGTACTGAAAGTGAGGAGAGAACCTTGAGTGGGTTTAACTGGGTTGTCCCTTTCGTCCTTAGTGGCTGTGAAGGATACAGCAGTTAGGTCGTCTATTCCAGTATCACTAAAGGATAATTGATTATTATTCGTATCTCTGGGGGTAATATTACCTTCGTGATCGCGTATTGTAACACGAGTGTAATTAAGACCTACAGAAGTATCCCAACCATCTATTTGTTGTTGAACACTTACACTACCGCCAATTTTTCCTTCTCTCACTTTTTCACCATTTGCCAGACTGATAGTATCATCAAATGTATGGGAAATTTGTCGTCTACGGAAGGCTTTGACGTTGTAGCCTAAGCGGTTGGGGTTTATTTCTCGATAGGGACTGTTAAAATTACTATTAAATAATACGTCTTGGCGATTAACTTCCACATTGGCAGCTAAAGTATCATTAACGCCGCCAACATTTTGGTCTTTGTAGCTGACGACCACGGATATACCATCATCAGCATTGTAACCGCCACCTAAGTTAACTGAACGCGCTCCAACTTCTTGGAGTTCATAGGTCAAATCTACCTTTGTTGCATCTTCTTCAAAGGCGAAATTGACAGTTTTAAATAAACCTAATTTATATAAAGTTTGGACATCATCCTGGACTAATTTATCTTGAAAGACTTTACCAGGCTTTAACTTCAGTTTCTGTCTGAGGAAATCGTTTTTAGTGCGACCTTGAATGGGATTACCGTTATTATCAACTTTTTGCCCCTCTTCATTGACAAAGCGAAATTTGACATCACCTATTAAACCTTCAGCTACATTCACTATGAGAATACCTTGGCGGTTTGGTTGAATTGATAGTACCCTGGCTAGGGTATAACCATTTTCTATATACCACTGGTTAATTTTTTGAACTATTTGCTGGAGTGCAGCGGGGCTAATATCTTTACCAATTTGATTTTTAAAGTTTTTTAAGGCTACTTGATAGGTGAGAATCTTTACACCAGAGAGTTGTATTGCTTGTACTAATACAGGCTGAACTTGATAGGTTATATTCAAACCGCTAGATGTACTGATGCTGCTGACATTAGCACTAGCAAATAAACCAGTGTCCAGAATTGCTACTACATCTTTTTGTACCTGGGTTTGACTGGTTTCTCCACCTGTTTGAGTTTTAATTACTTTGCGAATTACCTGTTCTAATTCTGGATTGGCACCAACTATCTCCACATTGGTAGCTATAACGACTAAATCGTTATCTGTAATCAAGTTTTTATTAATGTTGTTGACATTGTTAGGTATAAGTACAGACTGAGAACTAAATTCTACAGCACAGGTAGTTTCTGGAGAGGTTACGACTTCTGTTTGTGCGGGCTGAGTTTCGACAAACGGTAGTACTACCACATCAGTGCCTGTTTCAGTTTGAGCCTCTGGATTTGTGGTTTGATTGGGTAGAGCATTTGCTTGCTGAGTGACATTACTAGCAGCTAGGGTAGCTAATGTCAGAATTACCGCAGAAGAAACTCGCATAATTAATATTGATTAACTTCATCAACTGGTAGTTAGTTGCAGTCGGATCAAGCATTGGGAATAATATACATTCCCTATACCTGTGGATGAACAGACTGTTAATTGTAATTTTTTGTTTCTGAGCAAAAAAGCGGTCAGTTTCCCCGATCAGTAAAATAATAGGTATTCATCTCCAGTGATTGTTTTTAGTATGGAAGATACAGGTTTATTTGGTAATCAACAATACGTACTATCAGACGCTATGATTACAAATTGCAATAGGCCGCAGCTATTCTCCATCAAAAATATAAAATATAAAATTCTATGACTGATTTATCCGAATTACCTTTAATTACAAATTCCCTGGAAAGTACTTCTCGTTTACAGTTACTGGTTTTGAGTAATGGTCATGGAGAGGATATAATTGCTGTCCGCATTTTACAGGAACTGCAAAGGCTATCTTCGCCACCGGATATCTTTGCTTTACCAATAGTGGGTGAAGGACGTGCTTACCAAGAGTTGAATGTGCCGCGTATTGGTGCGGTTCAAACTATGCCTTCTGGTGGCTTTATTTACATGGATAGTCGCCAATTCATGCGAGATGTACGGGGTGGTTTGGTGCAACTTACCTGGAAGCAAATTCAGGCTATTCGTTGTTGGGTTAATTGTCAAACTAAGTTAGGAAATAAGAAAGCTATTTTAGCGGTGGGGGATATTGTGCCACTGTTGTTTGCAGCTATAAGTGGTGCTAATTATGCATTTGTTGGAACGGCAAAATCTGAATATTATGTGCGGGATCAGGATGGTTTATTAACCAGAAGATCAAAATCGGTACGTTGGGAAAATTTTTCTGGCTCTATTTACCATCCTTGGGAGAGGTGGTTGATGAGTCGTCGTCGTTGTCGTGGTGTGTTTCCCAGGGATTCGCTGACGACGGAAATATTAAAGAAGTCGCAGATTCGGGCTTTTGATTTGGGTAATCCGATGATGGACGGTTTAGAACCGATGTTGACAAATTCAAAGTTTTATAGTGCTGATACTGAACAAGAGGAGATTGTTCGGCCTTTGATTGTGACTTTACTTCCTGGTTCTCGTGCTAATGAGGCTTATGCTAACTGGGAAATGATTATGACTGCTGTATCTGGTTTGATTACTGGTTGGCAGGAGCGAGATATGGTATTTTTAGGTGCGATTGCTCCCGGTTTAGATGGGGATATTTTATCTCAAACTTTGCAAATTCAAGGTTGGCAGAGATGTCCACAATCTCCCATTCAACTTGCTGATCCTGATTATTTGACGTTTAAACAAAAGAATAATTATGTAATTCTCACCCAAAAAGCTTATGGTGACTGTTTGCATTTGGGAGATTTGGCGATCGCAATGGCAGGTACAGCGACAGAACAATTCATTGGTTTAGGCAAACCTGCGATCGCTATTCCTGGAAAAGGACCTCAATATAATCCCGCCTTTGCTGAAGCCCAAAGTCGTCTTTTAGGATCATCTCTAATTTTAGTAGAACAACCAATCAAAATTACCCAAGTAGTACGATCCCTGTTGAACAATCCTGACCTCTTCAATGAAATTGCCGAAAATGGAGTTCAGCGTATGGGTCAACCAGGTGCAGCCAAACGTATTGCTGAATGTTTGCAAGCAAGATTAGGTTGAAAATCAACTCAACCCACTAACCCAGAACGTAACGCGCGAACCGCAGCTTGAGTACGGTCATCAGCACAGAGTTTATTTAAAATGTTCCGAACGTGAGTTTTTACTGTCCCCACCGTAATGTAGAGTTTTTCAGCAATTTGTCCATTACTGCAACCAGCAACAATTAACTCTAAAATTTCTAATTCCCGTTGAGTCAAAGGATAGGTTTCCAAAACCTGTTCATATTCGGTAGCTAGGGCCTCAATTTTCACGGTTTTTGGTTTATCAGCTGCTGTACTTTCTCCTGGTATACCCAAGCGCATCTTCCTTAATACCACATTCGCAATAGCTGGATCAATCCAAGAGTTACCCGCATAAGTAGCTTGTATCGCCTCAGTTAATTTATTGATGCTTGTTTCCTTCATATAATATGAATCTGCTCCCGCTGCAAAAGCTGCTAGAACTGCATCTTCTGTATGATTCATGGTCAGAATCAGAATTTTTGTATTTGATTGCCCAGTTTCCGCTTGTTGGCGCTTAAACTTACGGGTAAGTTCAATGCCATCCATATCTGGTAAACCAATATCGACTACAGCCACATCAGGCTTAGTAGTTTCCAAAAGTTTTAGACCTTGAGTAGCATTAGCGGCTTCACCAATTACTTTTAAGGCGCTGTTTGACTGTAAGGCAGCCCTTAA
It encodes the following:
- the glyQ gene encoding glycine--tRNA ligase subunit alpha; translated protein: MNFQSVIAVLHQFWGERGCLIAQPYDIEKGAGTKNPHSFLRALGPEPWAVAYVEPCRRPTDGRYGENPNRFQHYYQYQVLIKPSPDHIQDVYLDSLRALGIRPEDHDVRFVEDNWEDATVGAWGTGWEVWLDGMEITQFTYFQQCGGIDCRPVSIEITYGLERLAMYLQEVEAITKIRWTDNITYGDVHLQGEIEQCTYNFEASNPEMLLTLFNIYEQEATQLMERRLVLPSLDYVIKCSHTFNLLDARGVISVTERTLYITRIRHLARKVAHLYVEQREKLGFPLLKNAVS
- a CDS encoding ComEC/Rec2 family competence protein; this translates as MMQSSSVIICLAYILGLLFTAVPWGGIWVLVLGILAAVLFRAIYIGLRKFAQKREKSITKGKAGANVTLTTPDPRVWLIAGLVGLLATLYFQLRVPQPGEKDISQFISSEDNSNQERLVIVRGEVASTPRLTRSQRGQFWLEATQLDEVKNDKGPASLPKGVTGKLYVTVPILQATGLYPSQEIAVTGMLYKPKAASNPGAFDFQKYLKQEGTFAGLIGKQINFIDEEKKWGWWQVRETIIRSQVRWLGVPEGLLVSAMVLGSKAVDLPYDIRDLFVKVGLAHALAASGFQTSLILGVILQLTKREKKATQIILGVLGLITFLFLAAFQAAVVRAVIMGFAALVGLALERKVQQLGSLLLAATLLLLFNPLWIWDLGFQLSFLATLALIVTATPITQRLDWIPPAIASLISVPLAATIWTVPLLLQIFSVVAVYSVPLSIITTLLISIVSIGSMISSLVSLIVPDLGSTLASFLYYPTHWLIQLVDFSASLPGSSVAVGSISTEQMVVIYGLIISTCMVRWWQQRWWFAGLIAIVLVIIPVWHSANSLLLITLLATDKEPVLVIQDKGQVTLINSGDEGTGRFTILPFLQQQGVNKIDWAVSSKFLANESDAWLEILESLPINNFYAYASQLGNNIETQAIQEKLQKRQGIYQPLSLGQTVNNGSTTAQFVNDQLPILRLQIFGQNWLLIGSVKSQQIEELIRTGGLSSPEVLWCPSESLQDLVLALKPQVAIANRSVGITSANNLHNKTLSALSKGKTKLFFTGSDGAIQWTPDGDFETFIQVTENKSSSF
- a CDS encoding DUF2267 domain-containing protein; this translates as MTTTGLDIFDATLQKTVPWVNELGEELGWEDKHQVLQGLRATLHALLDRFTVEEAAHLEAQLPILLGGFYYENWRPAARPTKDRTKEEFLNHIRHYFSNINADIDAESLVRAVFKIMA
- a CDS encoding CapA family protein; translated protein: MKFAFRSPPAYAQLFAEVGIDVLKISNNHRMDFGAVQFTDTIKKEAKGIKILGHKN
- a CDS encoding serine/threonine protein kinase, whose translation is MLTGTILQSGKYTIIQEIGRGGFGITFKAKHHYLRQEVVMKTINERLRQNPDFSKFERQFQDEARRLATCVYPNIVRVSDFFVENGLPYMVMEYIPGETLGEAFVLPGIPLPEETAVHYIRQIGAALQVVHNNGLLHRDIKPDNIILRQGTQEVVLIDFGIAREFNSGVKQTHTGLVSEGYAPIEQYLTQAPGTTATDVYGLAATLYALLTGHVPIPSLLRERQPMPSPRELQPHLSASINQAVMRGMAVESRFRPTTVAEWLELLPGNGFQITLSLPTQPAPTIDLSTQESENSFKQTGPNTILSPVETVTTPPRKLALAKVLASIGVVFVASTVGFSMTSILPRSQLQAPNPLSEESTPEFTSTPEPVVEGTHSPENQANQTSSSHESAASLSTSERRRRNRRIYPEATPTSDSISPENFPQQSQDNSSESLPRKTKRTISTPVVTPTPSLSEKLREAKSSPPVISTPSSENIPPASSHNSDSPQRTKPDNSVVIPEASPPENSVVIPPAPAKESKSTDSSAVVVPTEDTKSNSSTDNQSSKEEKSEDQSN